The genomic segment CGCCGCCCAATGAATCTTTCCAAGATCTTCATCGTGAGGCCGATCGCCACGACGGTGCTCGTGGCGGCAGTGATCATCTTCGGCCTGATCGCGTTCTGGACGCTGCCGGTGAACGATCTGCCGAACGTCGATTTCCCGACGATACAGGTCACGGCGGAGCTCAGAGGCGCCAATCCCGAGGTGATGGCGTCCACCGTCGCCACGCCGCTCGAGCGCCAGTTCAGCCAGATCGCCGGCGTCGAGACGATGAACTCGGTGAACAACACCGGACGCACGCGCATCACGCTGCAATTCAGCCTGCAGCGCGACATCGACTCCGCCGCGCAGGACGTGCAGACCGCGATCTCACAGGCGATGCGCCGCCTGCCCGACGGCATCGATCCGCCGACGCTGCGCAAGGTCAACCCCGCGGATTTCTCGATCATCACGCTCGCGCTCAGCGCCAAGCATCTGCCGCTGCAGGAGCTCGACAATTTCGCCGACACCCACGTGGCACAGCGGCTGTCGATGATCAACGGCGTCGCGCAGGTGACGATCTTCGGCTCGCAGAAGTACGCCGTGCGGGTCTACGTCAATCCCGAAGCGCTGGCGAAGCGCGAGCTCGGCCTCGACAAGGTCGTCGCGGCGATCCAGAACGCGAACAGCAACCTGCCGTCCGGCGTGCTGCAGGGCTCCGCGCGCAATTTCACAGTGAAGTCTTCGGCCAAGCTCGAGCGCGCCAAGAACTTCGACAACCTGATCGTCGCCTATCAGAACGGCATGCCGGTGCGCCTGGCCGACGTGGGCTATGCCGAGGACAGCGTCGAAAACATCAAAGCCAAGAGCTGGCTGAACGGTGAGCGCAACATCGGTCTCGCGGTGTATCGCCAGCCGGGGGCGAACACCGTCGAAGTCGTGAAGAACATTCGCGCGATGTTCGCCGAGATCGAGCGACAGGCGCCGCCGGGCGTTCGCATCAGCGTCGTGAACGATCGTTCCGAGTTCATCAAGGCCTCGATCGACGAGGTGGATTTCCACCTCCTGCTCTCGGTCGGACTGGTCGTGCTCGTGATCCTCGTTTTCCTGCGCAATGCGCGCTCGACGCTGATCACCGCGCTCATCCTTCCGACGTCGGTGATCGGAACGTTCGCGGCGATGTATCTGCTCGGATTCAGCATCAACAACCTGTCGCTGATGGCGATCATCCTCGCGGTCGGCTTCGTCGTCGACGACGCGATCGTGGTCCTCGAGAACATCACGCGCCACATGGAGATGGGCAAGGACCGCATGCAGGCGGCGCTCGACGGCTCGCAGGAGATCGCGTTCACGGTGCTGTCGATGACGATCTCGCTGTCCGCCGTGTTCATTCCGATCCTGTTCATGCAGGGCATACTCGGGCGGCTCTTCCGCGAATTCGCCGTCACGGTGGGCGCGGCGGTCCTGATCTCCGGCATCGTCGCCTTGTCGCTCACGCCGATGCTCTGCAGCCGGCTCCTCAGGCCGGTTCACAGCCACGGCCGCGTGTATCAGTTCTTCGAGCGGGGCTTCGATCTGGCGCGCGACTTCTACGGGTCGACCCTGCGCTGGACCATCCGTCACACGCTGCTGATGGTGGTGGTGTCCGTCGTCTTTCTCGTGCTCACCGGTGTCATCTACAAGCTGGTGCCGCAGGGATTCATCCCGCGCCAGGACACCGGAGTGATCTTCGGCAACACGCGCGCGCCCGAGGGCGTCACGTTCGCGGACCTGGAGCGCCGCCAGAAGGCGGCGTCGGCCATCGTGCAGAAGCATCCCGACGTCGAAGCAGTGATGTCCACGGCGGGGCAGGGCACGGGCGGCGCGGTCGGCGACAACATCGGGCGGCTCATCGTCCGGCTGAAGCCGCGTGAGGAGCGCAAGCTGGGCGCCGACGAGGTCATTCAGACGCTGCGGCGGCAGTTTGCGGGCGGCGCGCAGGGCCTTCAGATGTTCATGAACAATCCGCCCGCCATCAACATCGGCGGGCTTACCGGGAATGCCGACTACCAGATGGTGGTGCAGGGTACCGACCTGAAGGTGTTGTACGATTCGGCGCAGGAGCTGGAAGCGCGTTTGCGTGAATCGCACGACTTCCGGGAAGTGAGCACCAATCTCGAGCTGCGTAATCCGGAGATACGCATCAACATTCTGCGCGATCGCGCCGCGGCTCTCGGCGTGTCGCCGCAGCAGATCGAGACGACGCTGTACAACGCGTACGGCGGGCGCCAGATCAGCACGCTCTACGGCGCGACCGATCAGTATCTGGTGATGCTCGAGCTCGACCCGCGCTTCCAGCGCGACATCAATGCGCTGCGTTCGCTCTACGTGCAGTCGAGCTCGGGGAGCATGGTTCCGATCAACGCCGTTGCCGACATCCAGATCGGCGTCGGGCCCGTATCGGTCAGCCACTACGGACAGCTGTCGTCGGTCGTCATCTCGTTCAATCTCGCGCCCGCAGTTTCGATCGGCGACGCGGTCATCAGGGCGCAGGAAATCGCGCGGGAGACGCTGCCGAGCGGTGTCTCGGCCACGATGGCCGGCAGCGCCAAGGCTTTCGAAGATGCTTTCCGCACGCTGCCGGTCCTGCTGCTCATCACCATCCTCGTCATCTACATGGTGCTTGCCATCCTCTACGAGCATTACGGGCACCCGGTGACGATTCTCACGGCGTTGCCGTTCGCGGGATTCGGCGCGCTGCTCATGCTTTGGCTGTTCGACATGGAGCTGAACATCTTCAGCTTCGTCGGCATCATCCTGCTGGTCGGTCTGGTGAAGAAGAACGGCATCATGATGGTCGACTTCGCGCTCCAGCTTCAGCGCGAGCAGAACCTCTCGCCCGCCGAGGCCATCGTCGAAGCGTCGATCATTCGCTTCCGGCCGATCATGATGACGACCATGGCGGCGATCTGCGCGACGCTCCCGTTGGCGTTCGGCACGGGCACGGGCTCGGAGATGCGGCAGCCGCTGGGTATCGCAGTCGTGGGCGGCCTCGTGTTCTCACAGCTCCTGACGCTGTACGTGACGCCGACCTTTTACGTGACGATGGAGCGCTTCGCGCGCTTCCTGCGTCGGCGACGCCAGCCCGCCGCCGCGGCTTCGTAAAAAAAATCTCAAAAAGGGGTTCCATTCCGCGCGAGCCTTCAATTAGAATTCGCGCCTCGCGTTGATTCACGCCGCCGGCAGTCGAGGCGGGGCGCAAAAAAGGTAAGGCAAGGAACTTCCTTCTAGCGCTTAAGTCGGATAGAATCGCGCTCCCGCTGATGCAGTTGGCGGGACCCCGGAAGAGCGCCGGGGAGGGCAGAAAAAGTTGCAAAAACAACTTCCCAAATGCCCGAAAGTGGGATAAAATGCTCAGCTGACGCGGGCGGCCTTAGGG from the Burkholderiales bacterium genome contains:
- a CDS encoding efflux RND transporter permease subunit; translation: MNLSKIFIVRPIATTVLVAAVIIFGLIAFWTLPVNDLPNVDFPTIQVTAELRGANPEVMASTVATPLERQFSQIAGVETMNSVNNTGRTRITLQFSLQRDIDSAAQDVQTAISQAMRRLPDGIDPPTLRKVNPADFSIITLALSAKHLPLQELDNFADTHVAQRLSMINGVAQVTIFGSQKYAVRVYVNPEALAKRELGLDKVVAAIQNANSNLPSGVLQGSARNFTVKSSAKLERAKNFDNLIVAYQNGMPVRLADVGYAEDSVENIKAKSWLNGERNIGLAVYRQPGANTVEVVKNIRAMFAEIERQAPPGVRISVVNDRSEFIKASIDEVDFHLLLSVGLVVLVILVFLRNARSTLITALILPTSVIGTFAAMYLLGFSINNLSLMAIILAVGFVVDDAIVVLENITRHMEMGKDRMQAALDGSQEIAFTVLSMTISLSAVFIPILFMQGILGRLFREFAVTVGAAVLISGIVALSLTPMLCSRLLRPVHSHGRVYQFFERGFDLARDFYGSTLRWTIRHTLLMVVVSVVFLVLTGVIYKLVPQGFIPRQDTGVIFGNTRAPEGVTFADLERRQKAASAIVQKHPDVEAVMSTAGQGTGGAVGDNIGRLIVRLKPREERKLGADEVIQTLRRQFAGGAQGLQMFMNNPPAINIGGLTGNADYQMVVQGTDLKVLYDSAQELEARLRESHDFREVSTNLELRNPEIRINILRDRAAALGVSPQQIETTLYNAYGGRQISTLYGATDQYLVMLELDPRFQRDINALRSLYVQSSSGSMVPINAVADIQIGVGPVSVSHYGQLSSVVISFNLAPAVSIGDAVIRAQEIARETLPSGVSATMAGSAKAFEDAFRTLPVLLLITILVIYMVLAILYEHYGHPVTILTALPFAGFGALLMLWLFDMELNIFSFVGIILLVGLVKKNGIMMVDFALQLQREQNLSPAEAIVEASIIRFRPIMMTTMAAICATLPLAFGTGTGSEMRQPLGIAVVGGLVFSQLLTLYVTPTFYVTMERFARFLRRRRQPAAAAS